A region from the Deinococcus fonticola genome encodes:
- a CDS encoding branched-chain amino acid ABC transporter substrate-binding protein yields the protein MRLAALTATLVLSMAQAATIRIASVSPLSGSLAPIGSEVKRGAELAVQQQQRAFRALGYDLELVALDDQATASNAAPLAKRMMDDPSLLGVVGALNSSVTNVLGGALAPSSLALISPASTNTGLSENGWNNFSRLVAPDSAQAVAAVKYMLEELKARKVFIVSDNTAYGNGLSKTVQVNLKKNNLTLSGYMGASNAQQVSSAVKAIKAASPDVVYYGGTDDNGSQLVKALRGAGVKAVFMGGDGLDSPSFVERAGSAAAGVVYSTGFGPIDPMTGRQYIRLYQAAYKEQASGVSAYAYDSTVVLLEAIKTLLEQGKMPTRAQVSSAVRQVKLDGCRSDLPICTTISGPVAFDDRGEHERSRVYIVTLNSKGVSEITTVKTVTAASLR from the coding sequence TTGCGACTGGCCGCCCTTACTGCAACCCTCGTCCTGTCGATGGCGCAGGCCGCCACGATTCGCATCGCCAGTGTCAGTCCCCTGTCTGGTAGCCTGGCGCCCATCGGCAGCGAGGTGAAGCGCGGGGCCGAGCTGGCGGTACAGCAGCAGCAGCGGGCTTTCAGGGCCCTGGGCTACGACCTGGAACTCGTGGCACTGGACGACCAGGCGACGGCCAGCAACGCCGCGCCCCTGGCGAAGAGAATGATGGATGACCCGAGCCTGCTGGGTGTGGTGGGCGCCCTGAATTCCAGCGTTACCAACGTGCTGGGCGGCGCGTTGGCCCCCTCCAGTCTGGCCCTGATTTCACCGGCGAGCACCAACACCGGCCTCTCCGAGAACGGCTGGAACAACTTCAGCCGGCTGGTCGCCCCGGACAGTGCGCAGGCGGTGGCCGCCGTGAAGTACATGCTGGAAGAACTGAAGGCCCGAAAAGTGTTTATCGTGTCGGACAACACCGCGTACGGCAACGGCCTGAGCAAGACCGTGCAGGTCAACCTGAAGAAAAACAACCTGACCCTCAGCGGATATATGGGGGCCTCGAACGCGCAGCAGGTCAGCAGCGCGGTGAAGGCCATCAAGGCGGCCAGTCCAGACGTGGTGTACTACGGCGGCACCGACGACAACGGCTCGCAACTCGTCAAGGCGCTGCGCGGAGCCGGGGTCAAGGCCGTGTTCATGGGCGGCGACGGCCTGGACTCCCCAAGTTTCGTGGAGCGGGCCGGCAGCGCCGCGGCGGGCGTGGTGTACTCCACGGGGTTTGGCCCCATCGATCCGATGACGGGCCGGCAGTATATCCGGCTGTACCAGGCGGCATACAAGGAGCAGGCCAGCGGCGTCTCCGCTTACGCCTACGATTCCACCGTCGTTCTGCTGGAGGCCATCAAGACACTGCTGGAGCAGGGGAAAATGCCCACCCGCGCCCAGGTGAGCAGCGCCGTGCGGCAGGTGAAGCTGGACGGATGCCGCAGCGACTTGCCGATTTGCACGACGATCAGTGGCCCGGTGGCCTTCGATGACCGTGGTGAACACGAGCGCTCCCGCGTCTATATCGTGACCCTGAACAGCAAAGGCGTCTCCGAAATTACCACCGTGAAGACCGTGACCGCCGCGTCACTGCGCTGA
- a CDS encoding methylglyoxal synthase, translating into MADGFGGKRQVALIAHDKKKLELAMFSLSHRDVLAQFHLVATGTTGGILQKQTGLSVERVLSGPLGGDQQIGARIAEEKVLAVFFFRDPLTAQPHEPDVSALVRLCDVHDIALATNPATAGALVQWLATQIQSSSPGSAPQ; encoded by the coding sequence ATGGCAGACGGGTTCGGCGGCAAACGGCAGGTGGCCCTCATTGCGCACGACAAGAAGAAGCTGGAACTGGCGATGTTCTCCCTGTCCCACCGGGACGTGCTGGCACAGTTTCATCTGGTGGCTACGGGCACCACTGGCGGCATCTTGCAGAAACAGACCGGCCTCAGCGTCGAGCGCGTGCTGTCCGGCCCGCTCGGGGGTGACCAGCAGATCGGCGCCCGCATCGCCGAGGAAAAGGTGCTGGCGGTATTCTTCTTCCGTGATCCCCTCACCGCGCAGCCGCACGAACCGGACGTGTCGGCCCTGGTCAGGTTGTGTGACGTGCACGACATCGCGCTGGCCACCAACCCCGCCACCGCTGGGGCCCTGGTGCAGTGGCTGGCCACGCAGATCCAGTCGTCCTCGCCAGGCAGCGCCCCTCAATGA
- a CDS encoding bifunctional nicotinamide-nucleotide adenylyltransferase/Nudix hydroxylase, producing the protein MTAPHETAPPATRTRKRTFGVYIGRFEPPHMAHLLVMQEALQSVQKLIVVIGSARAARNTKNPFTAEERQEIITGMLGETGIPKSRLLFVHVRDYFYNESLWLSEVQRGVQAYTHGSSDIALIGHIKDESSYYLRSFPAWEFIPTHVVSPLSATDVRRAYFEDRLEDVQGMVPPAVHTFLQRFHQTSDYTQLKEEYEYLKKYKAAWKDAPFPPIFVTTDAVVTRSGHVLLVRRAGLPGRGRLAMPGGFLEQHTTLLDSCIREIHEETGLSEAVNLPSHLKARAVFDYPDRSQRGRTVTHAFHFDLGIGQLPGLRAASDAAEALWMPLSEALAQPELFFEDHHAIIEHFLMRG; encoded by the coding sequence ATGACTGCGCCTCACGAGACGGCTCCGCCGGCCACCCGCACCCGCAAGCGCACCTTCGGCGTTTACATAGGCCGCTTTGAGCCCCCACACATGGCCCACCTGCTGGTGATGCAAGAAGCCCTCCAGAGCGTGCAGAAACTTATCGTCGTGATCGGCTCGGCCCGCGCCGCCCGCAACACCAAGAACCCCTTCACCGCCGAAGAACGCCAGGAGATTATTACCGGCATGCTGGGCGAAACCGGCATCCCCAAAAGCCGCCTCCTCTTCGTTCACGTGCGCGACTACTTCTACAACGAAAGCCTGTGGCTCTCCGAAGTGCAGCGCGGCGTGCAGGCCTACACGCACGGCAGCAGCGACATCGCCCTGATCGGCCACATCAAAGACGAAAGCAGCTACTACCTGCGATCATTCCCCGCCTGGGAATTCATTCCTACCCACGTGGTCAGTCCCCTGAGCGCCACCGACGTGCGCAGAGCGTACTTCGAAGACCGCCTGGAAGACGTGCAGGGCATGGTGCCGCCCGCCGTACACACCTTCTTGCAGCGCTTTCACCAGACGAGCGATTACACGCAACTGAAAGAAGAATACGAGTACCTGAAAAAGTACAAGGCCGCCTGGAAGGACGCGCCCTTCCCGCCCATCTTCGTGACCACCGACGCCGTGGTCACCCGCAGCGGACACGTCCTGCTGGTGCGCCGCGCCGGACTGCCCGGACGGGGCCGCCTCGCCATGCCCGGCGGGTTTCTGGAACAGCACACCACCCTGCTGGACTCCTGTATCCGCGAAATCCACGAAGAAACCGGCCTCAGCGAAGCCGTGAACCTGCCCAGCCACCTGAAAGCGCGGGCTGTCTTCGACTACCCGGACCGCAGCCAGCGCGGACGCACCGTCACGCACGCTTTCCATTTCGACCTGGGCATAGGCCAGCTTCCTGGCCTGCGCGCCGCCAGTGACGCTGCCGAAGCCCTCTGGATGCCCCTAAGTGAAGCCCTCGCCCAGCCCGAACTGTTCTTCGAGGATCACCACGCCATCATCGAACACTTCCTGATGCGCGGGTAG
- the rpmE gene encoding 50S ribosomal protein L31, which produces MQKDLHPKAVPCKIIYQGKVVMETLSTKPEIHVDVWSGVHPFWTGEERFVDTEGRVDKFNKRFGDSYRTKKK; this is translated from the coding sequence ATGCAAAAAGACCTGCACCCTAAAGCTGTTCCCTGCAAAATTATCTACCAGGGCAAAGTCGTGATGGAAACCCTCAGCACCAAACCCGAAATCCACGTGGACGTGTGGAGCGGCGTGCACCCCTTCTGGACGGGCGAAGAACGCTTCGTGGACACCGAAGGCCGCGTGGACAAGTTCAACAAGCGCTTCGGCGACAGCTACCGCACCAAGAAGAAGTAA
- a CDS encoding amidohydrolase family protein — MTARDLNLPRLLTCDVLYTGMGGAQSPGGVVLMRDIIAATGHPDELKRNYPHAVVEHVGGIIAPPPVNAHTHLDMSAYEFTALPYFRWIPEVVVGQREKRGVPGALAGADELVRLKVGGVGDIVFAPDVMDALLERHDLQGVLYFELFAPKVEMADAAFTRLRELMAGWRRKARPDGLRLGITPHTPFTVSHRLMRLTAEYAASEGLPMQIHVAEHPTELELFQTGAGPLWDSRLRAFTPDTFAEIIGRPPEPDLTPVRYLDELGVLNATPTLIHMVNVTPDDIGRVARAGCAVVTCPRSNHHLECGTFKWAQFAAAGVEIALGTDSVASGESLDIREEISFARTLYPNLDPRLLVRSAVKGGHRVLGTRAPFIRRGERWTDRYVW; from the coding sequence ATGACCGCCCGTGACCTGAACCTGCCCCGCCTGCTGACCTGTGACGTGCTGTACACGGGCATGGGCGGGGCGCAGTCGCCCGGCGGGGTGGTGCTGATGCGCGACATCATTGCCGCGACGGGCCATCCTGACGAACTGAAACGCAACTACCCCCACGCCGTGGTGGAACACGTAGGCGGAATCATCGCGCCGCCGCCCGTGAACGCGCACACCCACCTGGACATGAGCGCCTACGAATTTACGGCCCTGCCTTACTTCCGCTGGATTCCCGAAGTGGTGGTGGGCCAGCGCGAGAAACGTGGCGTGCCTGGCGCACTGGCCGGGGCAGACGAACTCGTGCGCCTGAAGGTAGGAGGCGTGGGCGACATCGTGTTCGCGCCGGACGTGATGGACGCCCTGCTGGAACGCCATGACCTGCAAGGGGTGCTGTACTTCGAGCTGTTCGCCCCGAAAGTCGAGATGGCTGACGCGGCCTTCACGCGCCTGCGGGAACTGATGGCCGGCTGGCGCAGAAAGGCGCGCCCGGACGGCCTGCGCCTGGGCATTACGCCGCACACGCCATTCACCGTCAGTCACCGCCTCATGCGACTGACCGCCGAGTACGCCGCCAGCGAGGGCCTGCCCATGCAAATCCACGTGGCCGAGCACCCCACTGAACTTGAGCTGTTCCAGACGGGCGCCGGGCCGCTCTGGGACAGTCGGCTGAGAGCCTTCACGCCCGACACCTTTGCCGAGATTATCGGACGGCCTCCTGAACCTGACCTGACGCCCGTGCGTTACCTGGATGAATTGGGTGTCCTGAACGCCACGCCCACCCTGATTCACATGGTGAACGTCACCCCGGACGACATCGGGCGCGTGGCCCGCGCCGGGTGCGCCGTCGTCACCTGCCCGCGCAGCAACCATCACCTGGAATGCGGCACCTTCAAATGGGCGCAGTTCGCTGCCGCAGGCGTGGAAATTGCCCTTGGAACCGACTCGGTCGCCAGTGGCGAATCCCTGGACATCCGCGAGGAAATCAGCTTTGCCCGCACCCTGTACCCCAACCTCGACCCGCGCCTGCTGGTGCGCTCGGCGGTGAAAGGCGGTCACCGCGTCCTCGGCACCCGCGCTCCCTTCATCCGCCGGGGGGAACGCTGGACTGACCGTTACGTGTGGTGA
- the ppgK gene encoding polyphosphate--glucose phosphotransferase: protein MTVILGIDIGGSGIKGAPVDTATGQLLAERWRIPTPEGAKPADVTRVVKELVEHFQHGGPVGITFPGIVQHGVTLSAANVDQGWIGLDADRLFTDATGCDVHLINDADAAGLAEAKFGAGVGVPGVVMVLTFGTGIGSALINDGVLVPNTELGHLWLRDKHAESWASDRARENDDLNWKQWSKRAVTYLQHLELLFSPNLFIIGGGISKKADRWRDLVTLERSQVVPAALLNDAGIVGAALYAELEAGREKPPRPASVKAQHVEQSATRKTGTKKAAPAKKATKAPAKKSK from the coding sequence ATGACGGTCATCCTGGGCATCGACATTGGCGGCAGTGGCATCAAGGGCGCTCCGGTGGACACGGCGACCGGACAACTGCTGGCGGAACGCTGGCGCATTCCCACGCCGGAAGGCGCGAAACCTGCCGACGTGACCCGCGTCGTGAAGGAACTGGTGGAGCACTTCCAGCACGGCGGCCCGGTGGGCATCACCTTTCCGGGCATCGTGCAGCACGGCGTGACCCTCAGCGCCGCGAACGTCGACCAGGGCTGGATCGGGCTGGACGCCGACCGGCTGTTCACGGACGCCACCGGCTGCGACGTTCACCTGATCAACGACGCGGACGCCGCCGGGCTGGCCGAGGCGAAATTCGGGGCGGGGGTGGGCGTTCCCGGCGTGGTCATGGTGCTGACCTTCGGCACCGGCATCGGCAGCGCCCTCATCAACGACGGGGTGCTGGTGCCGAACACCGAACTGGGTCACCTGTGGCTGCGCGACAAGCACGCCGAAAGCTGGGCCTCGGACCGCGCCCGCGAAAACGACGACCTGAACTGGAAGCAGTGGAGTAAACGCGCGGTCACGTACCTGCAACACCTGGAACTGCTGTTCAGCCCGAACCTGTTCATCATCGGCGGCGGCATCAGCAAGAAAGCCGACCGGTGGCGCGACCTGGTGACCCTGGAACGCAGTCAGGTGGTGCCCGCCGCGCTGCTGAACGACGCCGGAATTGTCGGCGCGGCGCTGTACGCCGAACTGGAAGCCGGCAGGGAAAAACCCCCGCGCCCCGCCAGCGTGAAAGCGCAGCACGTCGAGCAGTCGGCCACCCGGAAAACCGGAACGAAAAAAGCCGCCCCGGCGAAGAAGGCCACGAAAGCGCCCGCGAAGAAAAGCAAATGA
- a CDS encoding SDR family oxidoreductase, translating to MTLFRLDGKRALVTGGTRGIGLAAARQLRELGAEVTVASRSEANVQAAAQQLGARGLVADVSRPEEIERLMAQVGPLDILIINAGGPPPSLPSQVSEDGWEKGFQTTFMSAVRLADAALPGMRERGWGRIIAITSQSVQNPVLMLPVSNAMRAAVTNHLKTLAMEVARDGVTCNTVAPGLTATERLQNLYKPDEAETIKKNIPAQRFGQPEEVAAAIAFLATREAAYITGQEILVDGGNNI from the coding sequence ATGACCTTGTTCAGACTGGATGGAAAGCGCGCGCTGGTCACGGGGGGCACCAGGGGCATCGGGCTGGCGGCGGCGCGGCAACTGCGCGAACTGGGGGCCGAGGTGACGGTGGCCTCGCGCAGTGAAGCGAATGTGCAGGCGGCGGCCCAGCAGCTCGGGGCGCGCGGCCTGGTGGCCGACGTGAGCAGGCCCGAGGAGATCGAGCGGCTCATGGCGCAGGTGGGGCCGCTGGACATCCTGATCATCAACGCGGGTGGCCCGCCGCCCAGCCTGCCCAGTCAGGTCTCCGAGGACGGCTGGGAAAAAGGCTTTCAGACGACGTTCATGAGTGCGGTGCGCCTCGCGGACGCCGCGCTGCCGGGGATGCGCGAGCGGGGCTGGGGCCGGATTATCGCCATTACCAGCCAGTCGGTGCAAAACCCGGTGTTGATGCTGCCCGTCAGCAACGCCATGCGCGCCGCCGTGACGAACCACCTGAAAACGCTGGCGATGGAAGTGGCGCGCGACGGGGTGACCTGCAACACGGTGGCGCCCGGCCTGACCGCCACCGAACGCCTCCAGAACCTGTACAAGCCTGACGAGGCCGAGACCATCAAGAAGAACATTCCCGCCCAGCGCTTCGGTCAGCCGGAGGAAGTCGCCGCCGCCATCGCCTTCCTGGCCACCCGTGAGGCCGCCTACATCACCGGGCAGGAGATTCTGGTGGACGGCGGGAACAACATTTGA
- a CDS encoding MerR family transcriptional regulator has protein sequence MTSAGEAPWTVGEVAEWTRLSIRTLHHYDDIGLLVPSERSEANYRLYTPADVTRLYRILTYRDLGFALSEIMRLLSADAAEEQAALALQAALLQEQISQAQARLRAVTSLLNAGRTGEGARSMNKEEMQELFGGFDHTQYEDEVRERWGDTEAYRQSAQRLKSYSPADLERLKQEGAELNAKYVALMEAGVPADNPQAAQVAEAHRAYFHRWFYDCSPEMLRGVSSMWVNDPRFTRNIDKVREGLAAYQHAAVQAWASRQG, from the coding sequence ATGACCAGCGCAGGTGAAGCGCCCTGGACGGTGGGCGAGGTGGCGGAATGGACGCGCCTGAGCATTCGCACGCTGCATCACTACGACGACATCGGGCTGCTGGTGCCGTCGGAGCGCAGTGAGGCCAATTACCGCCTGTACACGCCGGCGGACGTGACGCGGTTGTACCGCATCCTGACTTACCGCGACCTGGGGTTTGCGCTCTCGGAGATCATGCGGCTGCTCAGCGCCGACGCCGCCGAGGAACAAGCGGCGCTGGCGTTGCAGGCGGCGCTTTTGCAGGAGCAGATCAGCCAGGCGCAGGCCAGACTGCGGGCCGTCACTTCCTTACTGAACGCCGGCCGCACCGGCGAAGGAGCCAGGAGCATGAACAAGGAAGAAATGCAGGAACTGTTTGGCGGGTTCGACCATACCCAGTACGAGGACGAAGTGAGGGAACGCTGGGGCGACACCGAAGCGTACCGGCAGAGCGCCCAGCGCCTGAAAAGCTACTCGCCCGCCGATCTGGAACGCCTGAAGCAGGAGGGCGCAGAATTAAACGCAAAGTACGTGGCGCTGATGGAAGCGGGCGTTCCCGCCGACAACCCCCAGGCAGCGCAAGTGGCCGAGGCGCACCGCGCTTACTTTCACCGCTGGTTCTACGATTGCAGCCCGGAAATGCTCAGGGGCGTGTCCAGCATGTGGGTGAACGACCCGCGCTTTACCCGCAACATCGATAAGGTCAGGGAAGGCCTGGCCGCTTACCAGCACGCGGCGGTGCAGGCGTGGGCCAGCCGGCAAGGCTGA
- a CDS encoding amino acid ABC transporter permease has protein sequence MNDLLTGFATVFSGEYPKLLIQGLGLTLAVSLCALLVSVVIGTLLGLVRVFRVPLLGVLGNVYVEVVRGIPLIVLLSVIYFGLPALGLTLEGFPAAVLALGLYSAAYTSEIVRGGLTSVPAGQVEAARSLGLSRRQAIRHVILPQAWRVALPALGNEFVSLILGSSLASAVTLQELFSQGRYITNATYRQFEVYAVLAAVYFLLTFLLTRLIRALEHRYSKGQQLPERRVI, from the coding sequence ATGAATGACCTTCTCACCGGATTTGCCACGGTTTTTTCCGGCGAGTACCCGAAGCTGCTGATTCAGGGCCTGGGGTTGACGTTGGCGGTGAGCCTGTGCGCCCTGCTGGTGTCGGTGGTGATCGGCACGTTGCTGGGCCTGGTGCGCGTCTTTCGCGTGCCGCTGCTGGGGGTGCTGGGCAACGTTTACGTGGAGGTGGTGCGCGGCATTCCCCTGATCGTGCTGCTCAGCGTCATCTACTTCGGGTTGCCGGCCCTGGGCCTCACGCTGGAAGGCTTTCCGGCGGCGGTGCTGGCGCTGGGCCTGTACTCTGCCGCGTACACCTCCGAGATCGTACGCGGCGGCCTGACCAGCGTTCCGGCCGGGCAGGTCGAGGCGGCCCGCAGCCTGGGCCTCTCGCGGCGGCAGGCCATCCGGCACGTGATCCTGCCGCAGGCCTGGCGCGTGGCGCTGCCCGCCCTGGGCAACGAATTCGTGAGCCTGATCCTGGGCAGCAGCCTGGCGAGCGCCGTGACCTTGCAGGAACTGTTCAGTCAGGGGCGCTACATCACCAACGCGACCTACCGCCAGTTCGAGGTCTACGCCGTACTGGCCGCCGTGTACTTCCTGCTGACCTTTCTGCTGACGCGCCTGATCCGGGCGCTGGAACACCGCTACAGCAAAGGCCAGCAACTCCCGGAACGCCGGGTCATTTAA
- a CDS encoding DMT family transporter, translating to MRGYFALLFAVGLEVFGTLSLKFASLGQLPLGWLLTALCIAGSYVLLSVSFRRIPVAVAFAVWEAAGLALVTLLGFVLLHEALTPLKVAALLGLGAGAFLLHRGTQAPESAA from the coding sequence ATGCGCGGTTACTTCGCGCTGCTTTTCGCTGTTGGTTTAGAAGTGTTCGGAACATTGAGCCTGAAATTTGCTTCGCTGGGCCAGTTGCCACTGGGCTGGCTGCTCACGGCGCTGTGTATCGCGGGGTCTTACGTGCTGCTTTCGGTCTCGTTCAGGCGCATTCCCGTGGCGGTGGCGTTCGCGGTGTGGGAAGCGGCGGGCCTGGCGCTGGTCACGCTGCTGGGCTTCGTGCTGCTGCATGAAGCCCTGACCCCGCTGAAAGTCGCCGCGCTGCTGGGCCTGGGGGCCGGGGCCTTTTTGCTGCACCGGGGCACGCAAGCGCCGGAGTCGGCGGCATGA
- a CDS encoding DMT family transporter, producing the protein MKAAPLLLVLAAVLDVAANALLKRSDGFRQWVPGVLALLLVVVAFGLLGIALHSVPLTTAYATWGAVGLVLTALLSRTLDGTRLTAGAWLGLLLMAGSVVVLHR; encoded by the coding sequence ATGAAAGCGGCCCCCCTGCTGCTGGTGCTGGCCGCCGTGCTGGATGTGGCCGCCAACGCCCTGCTGAAGCGCTCCGACGGCTTTCGCCAGTGGGTTCCCGGCGTGCTGGCCCTGCTGCTGGTCGTGGTCGCCTTCGGCCTGCTGGGAATCGCCCTGCACAGCGTGCCGCTGACCACCGCCTACGCCACCTGGGGCGCTGTGGGGCTGGTGCTCACGGCGCTGCTCAGCCGCACGCTGGACGGCACCCGCCTGACCGCAGGCGCCTGGCTGGGCTTACTCCTGATGGCCGGGAGCGTCGTCGTGCTGCACAGGTAG
- a CDS encoding DMT family transporter, with product MTGVWLGLGAALSWGFADYLAQPATRRLGTVRAAFYAQLIGLVLLFPLVLLTQPVIFPAGAENWLWIVVTGLLGGAGNLAFYRAAKLGNLAVVAPIMGSYGAVTTLLAWGWGEHLSARVTLGLLLALGSVVLVSIPARQARARALPRQVQGLLWALVSAVVVGTCFFVMGHELTPRIGGTLTTWWTRVVGLSLNLLILLFTRQATSLGKVPATSLLAPGLSGILSMSAVLLTALGLGRGEDAVVTVLGSMSIVITTILALFIVRERLTGVQWVGVTLALLSVLLIGWK from the coding sequence GTGACTGGGGTGTGGTTGGGGCTGGGAGCGGCGCTCTCGTGGGGCTTCGCGGATTACCTGGCCCAACCGGCAACCCGCCGCTTGGGAACAGTCCGGGCGGCCTTTTACGCGCAGCTCATCGGTCTTGTCCTGCTCTTTCCGCTGGTGCTGCTGACCCAGCCGGTCATTTTCCCGGCCGGAGCCGAAAACTGGTTGTGGATCGTGGTCACCGGCCTGCTGGGCGGGGCCGGCAACCTGGCGTTCTACCGCGCTGCGAAACTGGGAAACCTGGCGGTGGTCGCGCCGATCATGGGCAGCTACGGCGCCGTGACCACCCTGCTGGCGTGGGGATGGGGCGAGCACCTGAGCGCCCGGGTGACGCTGGGCCTGCTGCTGGCCCTGGGGTCGGTAGTGCTGGTCTCTATTCCGGCGCGGCAGGCCAGAGCCCGGGCGTTGCCCCGGCAGGTGCAGGGCCTGCTGTGGGCCCTGGTGTCCGCCGTGGTGGTCGGCACCTGCTTTTTCGTGATGGGCCACGAACTCACGCCCCGCATCGGGGGCACCCTGACAACGTGGTGGACGCGGGTGGTGGGCCTCAGCCTGAACCTGCTGATCCTGCTGTTCACCCGGCAGGCGACCTCGCTGGGAAAAGTACCGGCGACCTCGCTGCTGGCCCCGGGGCTGTCCGGGATACTGTCCATGAGCGCGGTGCTGCTCACGGCGCTGGGCCTGGGGCGCGGCGAGGACGCCGTCGTGACCGTGCTGGGCAGCATGAGCATCGTCATCACGACCATCCTGGCGCTGTTCATCGTGCGCGAACGCCTGACCGGGGTTCAGTGGGTGGGCGTGACCCTGGCGCTGCTGAGCGTGCTGCTGATCGGGTGGAAGTGA
- a CDS encoding RNA-guided endonuclease InsQ/TnpB family protein translates to MIVLEYKLVAAAEQRRGMDEAIRTAQFVRNACLRYWMDGEKVGKNDIYKHTTKLRSEFEWAKKLNSTAVQAAGERAWASISRFYDNHKKGAATNICGRKPVGYPKFKKNVRSVEYKQSGWKLDASTKRLTLTDGFKIGVMKLLGKWDLMLYRQEDIKRLRIVKRADGYYAQFLVDVERQFDLKPSGKTIGLDVGLKSFYTDSEGHEEPNPRFYRKAEQSLKKLQRQVSRKVKGSNNRKKAVARLGRKHLKVQRQRKDHAVKLARCVVMSNDVVAFEDLKVRNMIRNRKLSKSIQDASWREFRLWMEYFAKIMGKIAIPVNPAYTSQICSGCGQTVKKELKTRTHVCGCGTVLDRDHNAAINILSTGLRMVGHTKTAGKTQETLVEMEEDQPKLASIAEARIPRL, encoded by the coding sequence GTGATTGTCCTTGAGTACAAATTGGTGGCTGCGGCAGAACAGCGGCGGGGAATGGATGAAGCCATCCGTACCGCCCAGTTCGTCCGCAACGCCTGTTTGCGCTACTGGATGGACGGTGAGAAGGTAGGCAAGAACGACATCTACAAGCACACCACGAAGCTGCGGTCTGAGTTCGAGTGGGCCAAAAAGCTCAACTCAACCGCCGTGCAAGCTGCGGGGGAACGTGCGTGGGCGTCCATTTCTCGCTTCTACGACAATCACAAGAAGGGCGCGGCCACAAACATTTGTGGCCGCAAGCCTGTCGGATACCCCAAGTTCAAGAAGAACGTCCGCTCAGTGGAATACAAGCAAAGTGGCTGGAAGCTCGACGCTTCTACCAAACGCCTGACACTGACGGACGGATTCAAGATTGGGGTCATGAAGCTGCTCGGCAAGTGGGATTTGATGCTCTACCGTCAGGAAGACATCAAGCGTCTACGAATCGTGAAGCGGGCTGACGGCTACTACGCTCAGTTCCTCGTGGACGTGGAGAGACAGTTTGACCTCAAACCCAGTGGAAAAACCATTGGGTTAGACGTAGGCTTAAAGTCGTTCTACACGGACTCTGAGGGACATGAAGAACCCAATCCACGCTTCTACCGGAAGGCGGAACAGTCGCTCAAGAAATTGCAGCGTCAGGTCAGCCGGAAGGTAAAAGGCTCTAACAATCGCAAGAAAGCAGTGGCGAGGTTAGGCAGGAAACACCTGAAAGTCCAACGTCAGCGTAAAGACCATGCCGTCAAACTGGCACGGTGCGTAGTCATGTCTAACGATGTGGTGGCGTTTGAAGATTTGAAGGTCAGGAATATGATTCGGAACCGGAAATTGAGCAAGAGTATTCAGGATGCAAGCTGGCGAGAGTTCCGCTTGTGGATGGAATACTTTGCGAAAATCATGGGGAAGATTGCTATTCCTGTCAATCCTGCGTACACCTCTCAGATTTGTTCCGGGTGTGGTCAGACGGTCAAGAAAGAGCTGAAGACCAGAACGCATGTCTGCGGATGTGGCACGGTACTAGACCGTGACCACAACGCCGCCATCAACATCCTGAGCACTGGACTCCGTATGGTGGGACACACCAAAACGGCTGGGAAAACCCAGGAAACGCTTGTGGAGATGGAAGAAGACCAGCCAAAGCTGGCATCTATCGCTGAAGCAAGAATCCCACGGCTTTAG